The DNA window TCAATGTTTTATATAGATAATCAAAAACATGATATATCAATTAACTGTAATTTTTTTCATAAATCTTTCATAAATTTTATCTATATAGGGAAACATTCCGTGCCATAATAAAAATGTATGGGCCGCTTGTGCAATTAACATACCAAACCCATCAAAACAATTTTTAGCACCTTTTTCTTTACAATGTACAAGAAATTGTGTCTTTTTATTTTTTTTATAAAACATATCATAACAAAAAACATTTTCATTAATTATGTCATAATTAATATTAGGTGCTTGATTATATATTCCGCAAGAAGTTGCATTAATAATTAGATTATAATTTTCTTTTGTTATATCTTTCATGGGTAATACTTTTATCTGATGTTTATAAGATTGATATAATTGAGCAATTTTAAATGCTTTGGAAATTGTACGATTTGTCATTGTAAGATTACAACCAAAATTTAACAAATAATTTACCGAACTAGCAGCTGCATTTCCTGAACCGATCAACAACAATTTGCTATTTTTTTTTATTATGTTTAATCTATTTAAATCATATATTAATCCAATACCGTCTGTATCATCTCCTAACAACAAGCCATTAGGTTGCTTTTTAATTGTATTTATTGATTTTGACATAAAAGCACGTTTTGTAATTTGATCACATAAAAAAAAACTACGTTTTTTAAAAGGTGTAGTAATGTTTGCTCCTAAACCTCCGGAATTAAAAAAATCTTTTACTTTTTTTTCAAAAGTATATTTTTTGACTAAATGTTTTCGATATTTATATTTAAGTCCAGTAAATTTTTGAAATTCCTGATGTATTTCTGGGGAACAACTATGTTCCACAGGATTTCCAAATAGAGCAAAAACATTATTTAATGACATTTTTTTATCCTTTACGAATAACACGATTATTAAATATATTTCTTATTTCAGAAGGATTTTGATAAAGTCCAATAGGATAATCTAAAATTTTTATATTTTCCCCGAATTGTTTATATACTTCGTTTGAAGTTTTTGCTGGAATTTTTCCAGATAAGTTTGCACTAGTAGAAATTAGTGGTTTTCCAAACATATTACAAATTTTTATAATCGGAAAAAAAGCACTCACCCGAACTGCTAACATGCTATTTTCCCCGATTAACCATGGAGAAATAGTATTTTTTGGAGGCATTAACCATGTTATAAATCCAGGCCAAGTTAAAAAAATTTTTTTTAATATATTTTTACTAATTAGATTGTAGTTAATATATTTTTTCAACTGAAAAAAATTAGATGCAACTAATATAAATCCTTTTTCTTTATTTCTTTTTTTTAAAATTAACAATTTTTTGACTGCAGAAAATGAATCTGGATCACAGCCTAATCCAAACACTGCTTCTGTCGGATATGCAATAACTTTTTTCTGATGCAGTGCGCTTATAATTTCTACAAAGTTATTAGTATTCATAATATTATAAAAATTTTGTTATTTATTTTATAAAAGAATTATACATATTAATATCATAGATATATAATAAAATATCTAATATATATAGGAAATGATATTCTAAAAATTTTATTCGAAATAAATAATTATATAATTAAAAACTACTATTTTTTTTAATATTTAACATTAACAAAAAATGCGCTATAATCTTGTTTGAAAAAGAAAAAATTTTTATTCAGTTTGATTTTTTATTTAGACAAAGTTTATTAAAAATTAAAAAAATAAAAAAACTTTGTTTAAAATTACTCAAATGTTTAAAATTCTAAAATTTACAAATACAGTACAAGAAAAATATTTTGCTCTTATTTTTTTAAATTATATATATTATGTCTATATTATCAATACTACATTATCCAGATAAAAGATTAAGAAATGTTGCATCTTCGGTAACTTCAATAAATAAAAAAATACAAACACTTATAGATAATATGTTTGAAACAATGTATTTACAAGAAGGTATCGGTTTAGCAGCAACACAAGTTGATATTCATAAAAGAATTATCGTAATTGATACATCCAAACAAAAGAACGAAAAGATAGTGTTAATTAATCCAAAATTTTTAAATAAATACGGAAGTGAAATTTTTGAAGAAGGATGTTTATCTATCCCTAATATGCGCGTATATGTATCTCGATCTAGCACAGTGAAAATAGAAGCTTTCAATTATTACGGAAAAAAATTTTTTTTAAAAGCTACAGGATTATTGTCTAGTTGTATTCAACACGAAATGGATCATTTAATTGGAAAATTACTTATCGATCATTCAATTCGAAAATTATAAAAAAATAATAACTATTTAATTCATAACTATACAAATTTAAAATAATGTTACTTCAAATATGCACATATCAAAATCTTTAAAAATTATTTTCGCTGGCACATCCTATTTTTCTAGTAAATTTTTAAATATTTTACTACATTCTCAACATATTGTCGCTGGCATTTTAACGCAACCAGATCGTGCTTCTGGAAGGGGACAACAAATACATGAAAGTCCAATAAAAAAAATAGCAAAAAATTACAATATCCCTATATTTCAACCATTTTCTTCAAAAGATTTAGATAATATTATAGATGTTTTAAAATTAATAAACTGCGATATAATTTTAGTAATTGCATATAAAATAGTATTATCAAAAAAAATTTTATCTTTGCCTAAATTAGGATGCATTAATTTACATGGATCTTTATTACCACGTTGGCGTGGATCTTCTCCTGTGCACAGAGCAATTCAATTTGGTGACAAAAAAACAGGTATTACATTTATTAAAATGGACGAAGGTATAGATACAGGACCTATACTATATACATGCAAATGTAATATTACAAATTTTGATACTACAGAAACTTTATTAAACAAATTATACAAAATTGGAAAATGTGCAATCATCAAAGTTTTATATAAATTATCTATCGGAAATTTTCATTTATATCCGCAAAATAATTTGCTAGCAACATATGCGAAAAAAATCAATAAAAATGAAGCAAAAATTGACTGGAAAATTCCAGCAATACAATTAGAAAGAAATATTCGTGCTTTTAATCCTTGGCCAATAAGTTACTTTTGGATATCGCAAACATATGTAAAAATATGGAAAGCAAAAACTGATAAAAATAATATATTCTTTCATTCTCCGGGAGAAATATTGAAAATTAATTCTCATGGAGTATATATAAGTACAAGTCAAGGAATATTAATTTTGCAAATTTTACAATTATCAGGGCGGAAAAAAAATTTTATAAAAGAATCTTGGCATACATATAGAAAATTATTTATTCCAGGAAATTTTTTACTATAAAATAATTAATAAATATATTGAATTCAAATACACTATACAATGTAAAAATTAGATTATAAATATTACTATGAAAATTATAATTTTAGGTGCAGGTCAAGTCGGAGGAACGTTAGCAGAAAATTTATCTAGCGAGCATAACGATATTACTATTATAGATACAGATGAATATAAACTAAGACAATTACAAGAAAAATATGATTTAAAAACTATTCAAGGACATGCATCGCATCCAACAATTTTGAAAGATGCCCAAGCAGAAGATGCAGACGTATTAATAGCTGCTACTTATTCCGACGAAATTAATATTTTAGCATGTCAAATAGCCTATATTTTATTTAGAACACCAAACCGAATTGCACGTATTCGTTCTACGGATTATATTCAAGAATCTTTGAAATTGTTTAACCCTGCTTCTATACCAATAGACTATTTAATTTCTCCTGAAATGATAATAGCAAAAAATATTTTTAATCTTATTGAACATCCTGGAGCATTACAATTTTTTATATTTTCTATTGATAAAATTAGCTTAGTTTCTTTAAAAATTTCAGATGCTTCAATTGAATTAGTAGAACATATTATTTTATTGCTTCCAGAAAGCGTAATAAATTCCGGAACACGTATTGCAGCTATTTTAAGAAATAAAACGTTTATTAATCCTCAAAGTTCTACTCATATAGAAATAGGCGATGAAATTTTTTTTATTACTACAGTAGAAAATGTGAAGTTAATAACTAATGAATTTCAAAAAATAGAAAAACCATATAAACGCATTATGATTGTAGGCGGTGGAAATATTGGAGCAATGTTAGCTAATAAATTAGAAAAAAATTATCAGGTTAAACTAATTGAAAAAAATCAAAGAAGAGCAGCAGAATTAGCAAAAAAATTAAAGAATACTATAGTATTCTATGGAAATGCATCTAATGAAGAATTATTAATTCAAGAACATATTGATCAAGTAGAAGTATTTATTTCGATTACAGATGATGATGAAGCGAATATTATGTCTGCAATGTTAGCTAAGAAAATGGGTGCAAAAAAAGTACTAGCATTAATACAAAGAAAAGCATATGTGGATTTAGTACAAGGCAGCATGATTGACATTGCTATTTCTCCGCAAGAAGCAACTATTTCTGCTTTTTTAAAATATTTAGGAAATACAAATGTAATAAATAACTTTGTTATCAGAAATGGTGTAGCAGAAGTATTAGAAGCAGTTGTAAAAGGAGATGAAACTACTTCTCAAATTATTGGGAGAGAAATATGCGACATTAAATTACCTCCTGGAACTATTATAGGTGCAATTATCAGGAATTCAAAAATTGTTTCCGAACAAAAATATAATCCTATACAAAAAAACGATCATTTTATTATATTTTTAACTGAAAAAAGATTCATTAAAGATATAGAACGACTATTTGAACCAAATCCTTTTTTTCTTTAAAACCAATTTTTAATTTTAAATATAAGTTGATATATTATTGACGAGAATGCAATACTCCCTGTAACCCATAAGAACAAATTAATTAATTTTTCAGATCGGTATTGTTGCATACTGGGCAAAGTATATATTGCATATGTCGGAATTAAAAATAAAATTATTGCTATAATTGGTCCGCTTACATATTCGATAATTTCAAGTATACTGGGATTAAATACTGCCGAAAACCATGCACTAATAAAAACTATACTATTTATTGTGATATTTTTTATATAAAAATTTTTTTTATTGTTGTATTTTTTAAAAATCAAAACAAATACATTATTTAGTCCTTCTTTCGCTCCTATGTAATGTCCAAGAAATGATTTAGTAATAGCTATTGTTGCTAATATAGGACCAAAATCTTTTAAAAAAGAATTTTGAAAACGTATTGAAAAATAAGATAAAATTGATACGTTTTGATTTTTAGCTTCTATCATTTCTTCTGTTGTGATACTAAATATGCAGCTACATACAAAAAATATTACAGTAGTTGTCATTAAAATATGACTATAAAATAGTATTCGAGGACATATTTTTTTAGCGTATATTTGACATTCTTTTTTTTTATTAATTACGAAAGATGAAATAATAGGAGAATGATTAAAAGAAAATATTATTATTGGAATAAGATTCCATATTGCATGATAAATTTTAAAATTATATTGATGAAAAAAATTTTTTAATTCATGAAAAATAGAAAAATTCCAAAATTGTATTAAATAAAAAGATAAAAATAATAAAGATAGAATAAATGGAAATACTAAAATGCTCATAAATTTAACAATAAACTTTTCTCCTATTAAAATAATAAACATTAATAAAAAAATTAAAAAAGAAGCAAGTATAAAACGCGGTATCTCGTAACCATTTATATGATGCGTTATGAAAAAATTCACCGTGTTAGTAATTGCCGTACTATATATGAGTAATATTGGATAAATAGAAAGAAAATATAAAATAGAAAATAACAAAGATGCTTTGCCCCCAAAATTTTCGTCTATCACCTGAGAAATACTCGAATCTTTTTTATTTCCTAATAATACTAGACGTGCCAAATTTCTATGCGATAAAAATGTTATTGGAAAAGCAATTATTATTAAAATTAATAAATATAATATTCCTCCAATACCGATATTAATTGGTAAAAACAAAACTCCTGCTCCTATTGCAGTTCCATATAAACTTAATATCCATGTGATGTTATTTTTATTAAAAATATTATGATAATCTTGATATTTTTTTTTAAAATAATTTTTTTTAAAATTTTCTAACATAAATTCTCCATATTTTTTATTTTACTTGATTATTTTATTGAAATATCAGATAAATACATATTTAATTGTTATTCTTAAAATAAATTTAAATAGCGTTGATTAGTTATTTGTTTTAAGTAAAAAATATATGTGATTGAAAAATAACATTTATAGATAAATTTTAAAATTTTATTATCCATTTTCTTTAATTAAATTGTTAAGGTAATGTTCTACGTCTAAAGCGGCCATACAACCAAATCCTGCTGCAGTAATAGCTTGTCGATATAAATAATCCGAAACATCACCGGCAGAAAATATACCTGATATCGCCGTTGCTGTTCGATACAGTAAATTATCTATTGGTCTGATACAAATATAATTATTTTTTAATGGTATTTGATTGCAAAATATGCTTGTATTAGGTAAATGACCAATTGCAATAAATATTGCAGAAACTATTATTTTTTTTTCTTTTTTTTTATCTGTAGATTCTAATAGAATAGCATTTAGTTTTTGAGAATCTCCTAATATTTCTTTGACTATATAATTAGTATGCAAAATAATTTTTCCTGAATAACTTTTTTTTAACATACGATTTACTAATATTTTCTCTGCTCTAAATTCACTTCTACGATGAATTAAATGTACTTGAGAAGCAATATTAGACAGATATAATGCTTCTTCTATTGCTGTATTTCCACCTCCTACTACAGATACCGGATGATTTTTATAAAAAAATCCATCACATACTGCGCATGCAGATACTCCTTTACCTTTATATAACTCTTCTGAAGGAATACCTAGATAGCGTGCAGATGCTCCGGTAGCAATAATAATTGCATCAGATTTATATTGTTTATTTCCGTAACAAGTAAAAGGTTGACGTTTAAAATCGACTTGATAAATATGGTCAAAATATATTTTAGTACCAAATTTAATTGCATGTATGTTCATTCGATCCATTAACGTGGATCCAGTTAATTTATCTGGACTTCCTGGCCAATTTTCAATTCGATCTGTTGTAGTTAATTGCCCTCCAGGTTGTAAGCCTGTAATTAAAATTGGATTTAAATTAGCTCTCGCTGCATATATAGCTGCTGTATAACCTGCTGGTCCAGAACCTAATATTAATAATTTAGATTTGACAATCATTTTGATTTCCAGATTTTTATTTTTATAATTTTAATAGTAGTTTGTGTTTATAAAATTTTGTACATGTTTAATATAAAATGTTAAATTC is part of the Wigglesworthia glossinidia endosymbiont of Glossina morsitans morsitans (Yale colony) genome and encodes:
- a CDS encoding amino acid permease — its product is MLENFKKNYFKKKYQDYHNIFNKNNITWILSLYGTAIGAGVLFLPINIGIGGILYLLILIIIAFPITFLSHRNLARLVLLGNKKDSSISQVIDENFGGKASLLFSILYFLSIYPILLIYSTAITNTVNFFITHHINGYEIPRFILASFLIFLLMFIILIGEKFIVKFMSILVFPFILSLLFLSFYLIQFWNFSIFHELKNFFHQYNFKIYHAIWNLIPIIIFSFNHSPIISSFVINKKKECQIYAKKICPRILFYSHILMTTTVIFFVCSCIFSITTEEMIEAKNQNVSILSYFSIRFQNSFLKDFGPILATIAITKSFLGHYIGAKEGLNNVFVLIFKKYNNKKNFYIKNITINSIVFISAWFSAVFNPSILEIIEYVSGPIIAIILFLIPTYAIYTLPSMQQYRSEKLINLFLWVTGSIAFSSIIYQLIFKIKNWF
- the fmt gene encoding methionyl-tRNA formyltransferase is translated as MHISKSLKIIFAGTSYFSSKFLNILLHSQHIVAGILTQPDRASGRGQQIHESPIKKIAKNYNIPIFQPFSSKDLDNIIDVLKLINCDIILVIAYKIVLSKKILSLPKLGCINLHGSLLPRWRGSSPVHRAIQFGDKKTGITFIKMDEGIDTGPILYTCKCNITNFDTTETLLNKLYKIGKCAIIKVLYKLSIGNFHLYPQNNLLATYAKKINKNEAKIDWKIPAIQLERNIRAFNPWPISYFWISQTYVKIWKAKTDKNNIFFHSPGEILKINSHGVYISTSQGILILQILQLSGRKKNFIKESWHTYRKLFIPGNFLL
- the aroE gene encoding shikimate dehydrogenase: MSLNNVFALFGNPVEHSCSPEIHQEFQKFTGLKYKYRKHLVKKYTFEKKVKDFFNSGGLGANITTPFKKRSFFLCDQITKRAFMSKSINTIKKQPNGLLLGDDTDGIGLIYDLNRLNIIKKNSKLLLIGSGNAAASSVNYLLNFGCNLTMTNRTISKAFKIAQLYQSYKHQIKVLPMKDITKENYNLIINATSCGIYNQAPNINYDIINENVFCYDMFYKKNKKTQFLVHCKEKGAKNCFDGFGMLIAQAAHTFLLWHGMFPYIDKIYERFMKKITVN
- a CDS encoding Sua5/YciO/YrdC/YwlC family protein — encoded protein: MNTNNFVEIISALHQKKVIAYPTEAVFGLGCDPDSFSAVKKLLILKKRNKEKGFILVASNFFQLKKYINYNLISKNILKKIFLTWPGFITWLMPPKNTISPWLIGENSMLAVRVSAFFPIIKICNMFGKPLISTSANLSGKIPAKTSNEVYKQFGENIKILDYPIGLYQNPSEIRNIFNNRVIRKG
- the def gene encoding peptide deformylase, with amino-acid sequence MSILSILHYPDKRLRNVASSVTSINKKIQTLIDNMFETMYLQEGIGLAATQVDIHKRIIVIDTSKQKNEKIVLINPKFLNKYGSEIFEEGCLSIPNMRVYVSRSSTVKIEAFNYYGKKFFLKATGLLSSCIQHEMDHLIGKLLIDHSIRKL
- the trxB gene encoding thioredoxin-disulfide reductase; the encoded protein is MIVKSKLLILGSGPAGYTAAIYAARANLNPILITGLQPGGQLTTTDRIENWPGSPDKLTGSTLMDRMNIHAIKFGTKIYFDHIYQVDFKRQPFTCYGNKQYKSDAIIIATGASARYLGIPSEELYKGKGVSACAVCDGFFYKNHPVSVVGGGNTAIEEALYLSNIASQVHLIHRRSEFRAEKILVNRMLKKSYSGKIILHTNYIVKEILGDSQKLNAILLESTDKKKEKKIIVSAIFIAIGHLPNTSIFCNQIPLKNNYICIRPIDNLLYRTATAISGIFSAGDVSDYLYRQAITAAGFGCMAALDVEHYLNNLIKENG
- the trkA gene encoding Trk system potassium transporter TrkA, coding for MKIIILGAGQVGGTLAENLSSEHNDITIIDTDEYKLRQLQEKYDLKTIQGHASHPTILKDAQAEDADVLIAATYSDEINILACQIAYILFRTPNRIARIRSTDYIQESLKLFNPASIPIDYLISPEMIIAKNIFNLIEHPGALQFFIFSIDKISLVSLKISDASIELVEHIILLLPESVINSGTRIAAILRNKTFINPQSSTHIEIGDEIFFITTVENVKLITNEFQKIEKPYKRIMIVGGGNIGAMLANKLEKNYQVKLIEKNQRRAAELAKKLKNTIVFYGNASNEELLIQEHIDQVEVFISITDDDEANIMSAMLAKKMGAKKVLALIQRKAYVDLVQGSMIDIAISPQEATISAFLKYLGNTNVINNFVIRNGVAEVLEAVVKGDETTSQIIGREICDIKLPPGTIIGAIIRNSKIVSEQKYNPIQKNDHFIIFLTEKRFIKDIERLFEPNPFFL